The Paucidesulfovibrio gracilis DSM 16080 genome contains a region encoding:
- a CDS encoding amino acid ABC transporter permease → MQYQFDWIATVTGEPGRWLWEGFVTTIEISFIGIVFAMLLGIAICVLRMTRFKPFVWFSVAYTEFFRNTPLLVQIFFWYFGAGVILPEALNDWINQLYYWFPGPFAFGGTEYTGEWMLFSSESMSVVIALAVYTSAFIAEELRAGIFSIPKNQLEASRATGLTFLQSYRYVILPQAIRIVVPPLISQFLNLIKNSSLAMALGVTELTYQATQIESYHGLAFEGFTVATLIYLIISLVVSLAINMYNKHFMLQVKY, encoded by the coding sequence TTGCAGTACCAGTTTGATTGGATAGCGACCGTTACGGGAGAGCCGGGCCGATGGCTTTGGGAAGGCTTCGTCACCACTATTGAAATTTCATTCATCGGCATTGTGTTTGCCATGTTGTTGGGCATCGCCATCTGTGTGCTGCGCATGACCCGGTTCAAGCCCTTTGTTTGGTTTTCCGTGGCTTATACGGAATTTTTCCGCAACACCCCGCTGCTCGTGCAGATTTTTTTCTGGTATTTCGGTGCGGGAGTCATCCTTCCCGAAGCTCTCAATGATTGGATCAACCAGCTGTACTATTGGTTCCCTGGTCCATTCGCCTTTGGGGGGACCGAGTATACGGGCGAGTGGATGCTGTTTTCTTCGGAGTCCATGAGTGTGGTGATCGCATTGGCCGTATATACTTCCGCTTTTATTGCTGAGGAATTGCGTGCCGGTATTTTTTCCATCCCCAAAAATCAGTTGGAAGCATCCAGGGCAACGGGGCTGACATTTTTGCAGTCTTATCGATACGTGATTTTGCCGCAGGCCATCCGTATCGTCGTGCCGCCGCTTATTTCCCAGTTTTTGAACCTGATCAAAAACTCCTCCCTGGCGATGGCCTTGGGCGTGACAGAGCTTACGTATCAGGCCACCCAGATCGAATCCTATCATGGTTTGGCCTTTGAGGGCTTTACAGTGGCGACGTTGATTTATCTGATCATCTCGCTTGTCGTCTCACTGGCTATCAACATGTACAATAAGCACTTCATGCTGCAGGTGAAATACTAG
- a CDS encoding FlgO family outer membrane protein, with translation MPFENIPLWHSQAQRRFFAPAALVLLIGCVAGCSGSTAKKNYDSAADFFFDVRPTTTELRDEDTTPIRELNYEAGDELVRVLNDALEEHVRIVFHDFDNLGQPEDPSPFGFVSAEQVASRLTRAGYPVIPANAMQTMPQHGTMDEAEPTDTDSAANAPDAEKTLPGLAELRGTYLIAADVIYLSATVRAVPTQTALASWQWTLPVNQNTMALLPQLRLPQGGTTPTVRTKF, from the coding sequence ATGCCTTTTGAAAATATCCCACTGTGGCACAGCCAAGCACAACGACGTTTCTTCGCTCCAGCCGCACTCGTGTTGCTCATCGGTTGTGTGGCAGGGTGTTCCGGCAGCACTGCGAAAAAAAATTATGATAGTGCCGCAGACTTTTTCTTTGACGTTCGTCCCACCACAACGGAACTACGGGACGAGGACACCACCCCCATTCGGGAACTCAACTATGAAGCCGGGGATGAACTTGTCCGAGTCTTGAATGACGCGCTGGAGGAGCATGTCCGGATTGTATTTCACGACTTCGACAATCTTGGCCAGCCCGAGGATCCATCACCCTTTGGGTTTGTTTCCGCAGAACAGGTGGCCTCTCGGCTGACACGAGCCGGTTACCCCGTGATCCCTGCAAATGCGATGCAGACCATGCCGCAACACGGTACCATGGATGAAGCCGAGCCGACGGACACGGACTCCGCTGCCAACGCCCCAGACGCTGAAAAGACGCTGCCCGGCTTGGCGGAATTGCGCGGAACCTATCTCATCGCCGCAGACGTGATTTACCTTTCGGCAACAGTCCGCGCTGTCCCAACGCAAACGGCATTGGCGAGTTGGCAATGGACACTGCCCGTAAACCAAAACACCATGGCCCTGCTTCCACAATTACGCCTGCCACAGGGAGGCACCACACCAACGGTTCGAACCAAATTCTAA
- a CDS encoding 2-oxoacid:ferredoxin oxidoreductase subunit beta — translation MPEVIGNHIIHKYLRHNKKFPHVLCPGCGHGIALGSLIRGVHCLGLEKDDVVIVAGIGCSGRLAVYVDFNTVHTTHGRALTFATGIKMAKPHLNVICIMGDGDALSIGGNHLIHAARRNIGITALVLNNNIYGMTGGQCSPTTPHGSYSMTSPYGQLEKGFDVVDLARASGANFVARGTSFHAQQLDKLMIQALQHPGFRMVEVVSPCHTQFGRKNKYKGPVDMYKWLKKSAVPLERYEEMDESKREGRFPTGVFVDNDSPGLEQQYAQLKQSMRGNAS, via the coding sequence ATGCCCGAAGTTATTGGAAATCATATCATTCATAAGTATCTGCGGCACAATAAGAAATTCCCTCACGTGTTGTGTCCGGGGTGTGGCCACGGCATTGCTCTGGGATCGTTGATCCGTGGGGTGCATTGTCTCGGCCTGGAAAAGGACGACGTGGTTATTGTCGCGGGGATCGGTTGTTCCGGAAGGTTGGCGGTTTACGTGGACTTCAACACGGTTCACACGACGCACGGAAGGGCTTTGACGTTTGCCACCGGAATTAAAATGGCCAAACCGCATCTTAACGTGATCTGTATCATGGGTGACGGCGACGCCTTGTCCATCGGCGGGAACCACCTCATCCACGCGGCCCGTCGAAATATCGGCATCACGGCCTTAGTGTTGAACAACAATATCTACGGTATGACCGGGGGGCAGTGCTCCCCAACCACGCCGCATGGTTCCTATTCCATGACATCACCCTACGGACAGTTGGAAAAGGGGTTTGACGTGGTGGATCTGGCGCGGGCCTCAGGAGCCAACTTTGTGGCACGCGGCACATCGTTTCATGCCCAACAGTTGGATAAACTAATGATCCAGGCGCTTCAGCATCCGGGGTTCCGTATGGTGGAGGTAGTTTCTCCCTGCCATACCCAGTTCGGCCGGAAGAACAAGTATAAGGGACCAGTGGATATGTACAAATGGCTCAAGAAGAGCGCTGTCCCGCTGGAGCGGTATGAAGAAATGGATGAAAGCAAGCGCGAAGGGCGTTTCCCCACAGGAGTGTTCGTCGATAACGATTCGCCCGGGCTGGAACAGCAATACGCGCAACTGAAGCAGAGCATGCGGGGGAACGCGTCATGA
- a CDS encoding precorrin-8X methylmutase, which translates to MSNDPLSLIHAVRPDEIERRSLSIIDDEVPQPRPYAGIAWEIVRRMIHTTADFDLLQLVRFQADAIVSGLNALKAGAAIVTDTRMAQMGIPLRRMAPLGCSVQCLMNDPAVAARAKAQGTTRALAAVDAIVEQDQDMDGAPSRIWVIGNAPTALLRLLEHVQNGRTLPALVVGMPVGFVNAAESKELLMRQGGLPSISIQGRKGGSALAACVVNALADVVLREQGAPCHTGHPEARTGKD; encoded by the coding sequence GTGAGCAACGACCCTCTTTCTTTGATCCATGCGGTACGGCCCGACGAAATTGAACGACGTTCTCTGTCCATAATTGATGATGAAGTGCCGCAGCCGCGGCCATATGCCGGAATCGCCTGGGAAATTGTCCGGCGTATGATTCATACCACCGCGGATTTCGATTTGTTGCAATTGGTACGCTTTCAGGCGGATGCGATCGTATCCGGCCTGAATGCCCTGAAAGCCGGGGCCGCGATTGTGACCGATACACGCATGGCGCAAATGGGCATTCCTCTCCGGCGTATGGCCCCCTTGGGATGTTCGGTTCAGTGCCTGATGAATGATCCTGCGGTAGCAGCCCGGGCCAAAGCCCAGGGGACAACCCGCGCTTTGGCGGCTGTTGACGCTATCGTGGAGCAGGATCAAGACATGGATGGCGCACCGTCCCGCATCTGGGTGATCGGTAACGCACCAACCGCGTTGCTTCGCTTGTTGGAGCATGTACAAAACGGGCGAACCCTGCCTGCGCTTGTTGTGGGGATGCCGGTGGGGTTCGTCAATGCCGCCGAGTCCAAGGAATTGCTTATGCGACAGGGAGGGTTGCCCTCCATTTCCATTCAAGGGCGGAAAGGCGGCTCCGCGCTTGCCGCCTGTGTGGTCAATGCCCTGGCCGACGTCGTGTTGCGGGAACAGGGTGCCCCCTGTCATACCGGTCATCCCGAGGCTCGGACGGGTAAGGATTGA
- a CDS encoding 2-oxoacid:acceptor oxidoreductase family protein, which produces MKQSVTLERFEIRLSGLGGQGIITLGRVMGSGLALGHGYQVTQTQSYGPEARGGSSRCDLVVSSGKISYPKAQNLDLLVALSQEACNAYYPFLKPGGILVLETDLVRQPPTNLFLGLPFTEMATRKVGIVQAMNTIVLGAVSYLLPFVEQRVMRSSLQAALPAKIRDVNTKAFNLGHREAKKEFGEQPEIWKGKPEEREGFDI; this is translated from the coding sequence ATGAAGCAGAGTGTGACCCTGGAACGATTTGAAATTCGGCTTTCCGGCCTGGGCGGACAGGGAATCATCACCCTTGGGCGCGTGATGGGATCAGGGCTTGCGTTGGGACACGGGTATCAGGTGACCCAGACTCAAAGCTATGGACCCGAAGCACGGGGAGGCTCCAGTCGGTGCGACCTCGTGGTCAGCTCCGGAAAGATCAGCTATCCCAAGGCACAGAATCTTGATCTCTTGGTGGCGCTCTCCCAGGAAGCCTGCAACGCGTATTATCCGTTCCTCAAGCCTGGCGGTATACTGGTTCTGGAAACGGACCTGGTGCGACAGCCGCCGACCAATCTGTTTCTTGGATTGCCGTTTACGGAAATGGCTACCCGCAAGGTTGGAATCGTTCAGGCCATGAATACCATTGTCTTGGGCGCAGTGAGTTATCTCCTGCCCTTTGTGGAACAGCGCGTAATGCGGAGTTCACTCCAGGCCGCGTTGCCTGCCAAGATTCGCGACGTGAACACCAAGGCGTTCAATCTTGGCCATCGCGAGGCCAAAAAAGAATTCGGTGAGCAGCCGGAAATTTGGAAAGGAAAGCCTGAAGAGCGTGAAGGGTTCGACATCTAG
- a CDS encoding 4Fe-4S dicluster domain-containing protein: MAKEKGNSKVTIYPDWCKGCGICVAFCPAKVIEIDAQGKARVMREEDCIHCGFCELHCPDFAIVVTEIERCPK, encoded by the coding sequence ATGGCCAAGGAGAAGGGAAATAGTAAAGTCACCATCTATCCGGACTGGTGCAAGGGGTGCGGCATCTGTGTGGCGTTTTGTCCGGCCAAGGTCATTGAGATTGATGCCCAGGGCAAGGCGCGTGTGATGCGCGAAGAGGATTGCATTCATTGCGGATTTTGCGAACTGCACTGTCCAGATTTCGCCATTGTGGTAACGGAAATCGAACGGTGTCCCAAGTGA
- a CDS encoding amino acid ABC transporter permease: MSYWDVAPEHWGLIWDNLDYFLWGAVRFTSEFPFVENLGGLAASVVLALLGIIGAFWVGLAAGLMRISRSWWMRYPAVVYIEAIRGTPLLMLIFWFFFLAPIMLGKTLPAFHSTLIAFIVFTSAYIGEIVRAGVNALPGGQMEAARGSGLSHVQAMRYIILPQALRNMIPSFVNQFVSLTKDTSLAYIIGVNELMRTAVQVDNRETRISFEIYVTIAIMYFVVCYVLTSYSRRLEKKLSRYQARDR; this comes from the coding sequence GTGTCGTATTGGGATGTAGCACCTGAGCATTGGGGACTTATTTGGGACAACCTGGATTATTTTCTCTGGGGAGCGGTCCGGTTCACTTCGGAATTTCCCTTTGTGGAAAATCTGGGTGGACTTGCGGCCAGTGTCGTACTTGCCTTGCTCGGCATCATCGGCGCCTTTTGGGTAGGGCTTGCCGCCGGTTTGATGCGTATCTCCCGTTCCTGGTGGATGCGGTATCCTGCGGTTGTGTATATTGAGGCCATCCGTGGCACACCGCTGCTGATGCTCATTTTTTGGTTTTTTTTCCTGGCGCCGATTATGCTCGGCAAAACACTGCCAGCCTTTCACAGTACACTGATTGCCTTCATCGTGTTTACTTCGGCCTATATCGGCGAGATCGTTCGTGCCGGTGTGAATGCGTTGCCTGGTGGGCAGATGGAGGCGGCGCGGGGATCGGGATTATCCCATGTGCAGGCCATGCGGTACATCATTTTGCCTCAGGCCTTGCGCAACATGATTCCTTCGTTCGTGAACCAGTTCGTTTCCCTGACCAAGGATACGTCCCTGGCGTATATCATTGGAGTAAACGAACTGATGCGCACAGCTGTGCAGGTGGATAACCGGGAGACCAGGATTTCTTTTGAGATCTACGTGACCATCGCCATCATGTATTTTGTGGTGTGTTACGTGTTGACGTCTTACAGCCGACGGCTGGAAAAGAAATTGTCCCGCTATCAGGCTCGGGACCGCTAG
- a CDS encoding motility protein A yields MDIATLFGLIVGLSLVVGAIFLGGAVDVFINLPGMMIVIGGTLASITVAFPLEEIVQSFYAGIKVFGARKVKARDVINIMVKVAEISRREGLMALENVQTENMVLKKSCQLIADNADPQLIHDTLRIEINAMRRRHQVAQDVFKRLAGLAPSFGMMGTLIGLIQMLSRLDDPTAIGPSMAVAILTTFYGSMLATMIFIPMQAKLKARTLQEQLNLEIIFEGARSILENNNPMLVYEKLSSFLAPKERGN; encoded by the coding sequence ATGGATATAGCGACCCTATTTGGACTGATCGTCGGACTTTCGCTCGTTGTAGGCGCGATCTTCCTGGGTGGAGCCGTGGACGTGTTCATCAACCTTCCCGGTATGATGATTGTGATCGGCGGAACACTGGCCTCCATTACGGTGGCTTTCCCTCTTGAAGAAATCGTGCAGTCCTTTTATGCGGGCATCAAGGTTTTTGGCGCACGCAAGGTCAAGGCCCGGGACGTGATCAACATCATGGTCAAGGTGGCCGAGATCAGTCGCAGGGAAGGCCTGATGGCATTGGAGAACGTGCAAACCGAGAACATGGTCCTCAAGAAATCCTGTCAGCTTATTGCCGACAACGCGGACCCCCAATTGATCCACGACACGTTGCGCATTGAGATCAATGCAATGCGACGTCGTCATCAAGTGGCGCAGGACGTGTTCAAACGTCTGGCCGGCCTGGCTCCATCCTTCGGTATGATGGGAACCCTGATCGGGTTGATTCAGATGCTTTCCCGGCTGGACGACCCTACGGCTATCGGGCCGTCCATGGCTGTGGCCATCTTGACGACGTTTTACGGTTCCATGCTTGCCACCATGATTTTTATTCCCATGCAGGCCAAGCTCAAAGCGAGGACTCTCCAGGAGCAGCTGAATTTGGAAATTATTTTTGAAGGGGCGCGCTCCATCCTGGAAAACAACAACCCCATGTTGGTCTACGAGAAGTTGTCCTCATTCCTGGCACCCAAGGAGCGAGGGAACTGA
- a CDS encoding class I SAM-dependent methyltransferase, whose product MMNPQSHWTVLDMGCASGTLAVPLASLVASVTAADPSSEMRRLLQQRCSDEGIENIRICPAGWEDDWEEQGIGVHDVVLGSRSLMTDDLEKLVRKAHSYARELVVLGTLAGNGPHDPRIIRAVGREFHQGPDYMIVLNLLRELGIFARVDFTITQPQQIFADLETAVRELRWMVRDLQEDEEVRLRRWLADQLRPVEGGVFLPGRAPVRWAVITWNPSEFSEV is encoded by the coding sequence ATGATGAACCCTCAGTCGCATTGGACGGTTCTTGACATGGGCTGCGCTTCAGGAACCCTTGCTGTGCCTCTTGCCTCGCTTGTCGCCTCCGTGACAGCGGCGGACCCCTCATCGGAAATGCGCAGGCTGTTGCAACAGCGGTGCTCGGACGAAGGAATCGAGAACATACGCATCTGCCCGGCAGGCTGGGAAGACGATTGGGAGGAGCAGGGAATCGGCGTCCACGACGTGGTGCTCGGTTCCCGGTCCTTGATGACCGACGACCTGGAAAAACTTGTTCGCAAGGCGCATTCCTATGCTCGCGAGCTGGTGGTTTTGGGGACACTGGCTGGTAATGGACCGCATGACCCGAGAATTATACGCGCCGTGGGCCGAGAATTTCATCAGGGACCGGACTACATGATCGTCCTCAACCTGTTACGGGAACTGGGCATATTTGCCCGTGTGGATTTTACGATTACCCAGCCGCAACAGATTTTCGCCGACTTGGAGACGGCCGTCCGGGAGTTGCGGTGGATGGTGCGCGATCTTCAAGAGGATGAGGAAGTGCGTTTACGCAGATGGTTGGCGGACCAACTCCGGCCGGTGGAGGGCGGGGTCTTCCTGCCGGGTCGAGCGCCGGTTCGATGGGCTGTGATTACATGGAATCCTTCGGAGTTTTCGGAAGTATAG
- a CDS encoding biotin attachment protein: MLNIKELLDEIKASPYKTIDVVAPHTGTVGFAELKVGDKVRSASGTWDEKPGTLLLQLTREHNTKPLHSPESGEVTELRHELEGKFVEAGTKLMTIRHYLSRSEVIDLILQKALFLFKAPERAKYYFVPEVDQKLKVSGKRSVKVSDGMEMFIVSRMKRETPLSYSGPEGLIYAVYFHRGDNVDAGEPLLGICPEDQLTMIEDVVARVQGEWEEQG, from the coding sequence TTGCTGAATATTAAGGAATTGCTCGACGAGATCAAGGCGTCTCCATACAAAACCATTGATGTGGTGGCTCCGCATACGGGAACGGTCGGCTTTGCCGAACTCAAGGTGGGCGACAAGGTCCGTTCGGCCAGCGGTACCTGGGATGAAAAGCCCGGTACGCTGCTGCTGCAGCTTACCCGGGAACACAATACCAAACCCCTTCACTCCCCGGAAAGCGGCGAGGTGACGGAGCTTCGTCACGAACTTGAAGGGAAGTTCGTGGAAGCCGGCACCAAACTGATGACGATTCGTCATTATTTGTCCCGAAGTGAAGTGATTGATTTGATACTGCAAAAGGCTCTCTTCCTGTTCAAAGCACCGGAACGGGCCAAGTATTACTTCGTACCCGAGGTGGACCAAAAGCTGAAGGTTTCTGGAAAGCGTTCGGTCAAGGTCTCGGATGGTATGGAGATGTTCATTGTTTCTCGGATGAAACGGGAAACGCCGTTGTCCTATTCCGGCCCGGAGGGGTTGATCTACGCGGTGTATTTTCATCGTGGCGATAACGTCGACGCCGGGGAGCCGCTTCTTGGAATTTGTCCCGAAGATCAGTTGACCATGATTGAAGATGTTGTTGCCCGAGTTCAAGGAGAATGGGAGGAGCAAGGCTGA
- a CDS encoding 2-oxoacid:acceptor oxidoreductase subunit alpha, producing MAAGRKKKRKELFAQGNEAVVEGALLAGCSFYGGYPITPSSEIMEGMAQRLPKTETGTFLQMEDEIASMGAVIGASLAGCKAMTATSGPGFSLMQEHLGYACMVEAPLVLVNVMRGGPSTGLPTSPAQGDVQQARWGTHGDHAILVLSASNVQECLEMTITAFNLAEKFRTPVILLLDEITAHTREKIVIPREDEYEVFNRVVPTMPPEWYKPFEETVRGVPPMPPIGSGYRFHVTGLTHDPNGFPTSRPEEVADLMDRMFRKVDQFLPQVSLHEEFRCEDAEVCVVAYGSVARSAEYAVEQARERGVKAGLLKLKTLYPYPRAATEKVMGHARALIVPEMNMGQISREVKRVNNGRTTVRAVNRVDGQIITPSEILKAIMQV from the coding sequence ATGGCGGCAGGCAGAAAAAAGAAGCGCAAAGAACTTTTTGCCCAGGGCAATGAGGCGGTGGTGGAAGGCGCCCTTCTTGCCGGGTGTTCCTTTTATGGGGGCTACCCCATCACGCCTTCCAGCGAAATAATGGAGGGAATGGCCCAGCGGCTGCCCAAAACCGAGACCGGGACTTTTCTCCAAATGGAAGATGAAATTGCCAGCATGGGCGCTGTGATCGGTGCGTCGTTGGCTGGCTGCAAGGCCATGACGGCCACTTCCGGCCCGGGGTTTTCCCTGATGCAGGAACACTTGGGGTACGCCTGTATGGTGGAGGCTCCCCTGGTCCTTGTGAATGTTATGCGGGGCGGACCATCCACTGGATTGCCCACAAGCCCGGCCCAGGGCGATGTTCAGCAGGCCCGCTGGGGAACGCATGGGGATCATGCCATCCTTGTACTCTCCGCTTCCAATGTCCAGGAATGTCTTGAAATGACGATCACGGCTTTCAATCTGGCCGAAAAATTCCGCACACCGGTGATCCTGCTTTTGGATGAGATCACCGCGCATACCCGTGAGAAAATTGTCATTCCGCGTGAGGATGAATACGAAGTCTTCAATCGCGTTGTCCCCACCATGCCGCCCGAATGGTATAAACCGTTTGAGGAAACGGTTCGGGGGGTGCCGCCCATGCCGCCCATCGGTTCGGGGTATAGATTCCATGTCACTGGGCTGACACATGATCCCAATGGGTTCCCCACCTCCCGACCAGAGGAAGTGGCGGATCTCATGGACCGCATGTTTCGTAAAGTCGACCAGTTTTTGCCGCAGGTGTCCCTGCACGAGGAATTTCGTTGCGAAGATGCTGAGGTCTGCGTTGTAGCGTACGGCTCGGTGGCCCGGTCCGCAGAGTACGCTGTAGAGCAGGCTCGCGAACGGGGGGTCAAGGCCGGACTGCTGAAGCTCAAGACGTTGTATCCCTACCCGCGGGCCGCCACGGAAAAAGTGATGGGACATGCCCGAGCGTTGATTGTTCCGGAGATGAATATGGGACAAATCTCACGCGAGGTGAAGCGGGTCAACAACGGTAGAACCACGGTGCGTGCTGTGAACCGCGTTGATGGACAGATCATCACGCCCTCGGAAATCCTCAAGGCGATCATGCAGGTGTAG
- a CDS encoding ABC transporter substrate-binding protein: MKRLSVVLALVLALVFSVSAANAGKMEEIKERGTLICGVKDSVNLFGFVDPDTNELVGFDVDICKYIASKLGVDVEFKVVTSKNRIPMLAQGSVDMLAATMTHKFSRDEKIDFSITYFMDGQKLLVEKGSGIMSTDDLAGKKVGTVKGSTSEKNIKTAQPKAHVISFDEYPQAFQALKQGKVVAVTTDSGILAGLKAGDDHPENWEIVGEFFSAEPYGLGVPENDSDFRDFVNKTLNEMWLDGTYHQLFKKWMGYDLPAGWEIEQWPM; the protein is encoded by the coding sequence ATGAAACGGTTGAGTGTTGTTCTTGCCTTGGTGCTGGCGCTGGTTTTCAGCGTGTCCGCGGCCAATGCCGGAAAAATGGAGGAAATCAAGGAACGCGGCACCCTGATCTGTGGTGTGAAGGACTCCGTGAACCTGTTTGGCTTTGTTGATCCCGACACCAACGAACTGGTCGGTTTCGACGTCGATATTTGCAAATATATCGCCTCGAAACTCGGCGTAGATGTAGAATTTAAAGTCGTGACTTCGAAGAACCGCATCCCCATGTTGGCGCAGGGATCCGTTGATATGCTGGCCGCCACCATGACGCACAAGTTCTCGCGCGACGAGAAGATCGACTTCTCCATCACGTATTTCATGGACGGTCAGAAGTTGTTGGTGGAAAAAGGCTCCGGCATCATGTCCACCGATGATCTGGCCGGCAAGAAGGTTGGAACCGTGAAGGGATCCACTTCGGAAAAGAACATCAAGACCGCCCAGCCCAAGGCGCACGTCATCTCCTTTGACGAGTATCCCCAGGCTTTCCAGGCGCTCAAGCAGGGCAAAGTCGTTGCTGTGACCACGGACTCCGGTATCCTGGCCGGGCTGAAAGCTGGTGACGACCATCCTGAAAATTGGGAAATCGTGGGTGAATTCTTCTCCGCTGAGCCGTATGGTCTGGGCGTCCCCGAGAACGATTCCGATTTTCGGGATTTCGTGAACAAGACCCTGAACGAAATGTGGCTGGACGGCACGTACCATCAGCTTTTCAAGAAGTGGATGGGATACGACCTTCCCGCTGGTTGGGAAATCGAACAGTGGCCCATGTAG
- a CDS encoding OmpA/MotB family protein, with translation MCAQKSFATSDEALLSANYEDEEEGREWLTTFADLSMLLLVFFILLYSMSTLDNEKFSETFSSVTQALSGQMEQIATSRITQEEAGVLLDQVMLQRQIVESQRKVFSEVKALQTEKGIEGVVSATFENGLITLRAPGDVFFSPGQVALSPLGEKIMMTMKDFFIQHPDQVINIRGYTDDTQPTGRVYQDNWEVSALRAVNVLRFLLDQGIEPGRLTATGLASLNPIVPNTSAANRAKNRRVEFILEKRVTTN, from the coding sequence GTGTGCGCGCAGAAAAGTTTTGCCACTTCCGATGAGGCGCTCCTAAGCGCAAATTATGAGGACGAAGAGGAAGGGCGGGAATGGCTCACGACCTTTGCGGATCTTTCCATGCTTCTCCTCGTTTTCTTCATCCTGCTCTACTCTATGTCTACGTTGGACAACGAAAAATTTTCCGAGACATTTAGCTCCGTGACACAGGCTCTCTCCGGGCAAATGGAGCAAATTGCCACCAGCCGCATCACGCAGGAGGAAGCGGGAGTTTTGCTGGATCAGGTGATGTTGCAGCGCCAGATTGTGGAATCACAGCGGAAGGTCTTCTCCGAAGTGAAGGCGTTGCAAACGGAGAAGGGCATTGAAGGGGTTGTGTCGGCGACTTTTGAAAACGGTCTTATCACCCTGCGGGCACCCGGAGATGTCTTTTTCTCCCCGGGGCAGGTGGCGCTTTCTCCGCTTGGAGAAAAAATAATGATGACCATGAAGGATTTTTTTATCCAGCATCCTGACCAGGTCATCAATATCCGAGGGTACACAGACGATACACAGCCAACCGGGCGGGTCTATCAGGACAACTGGGAGGTTTCCGCATTACGGGCCGTGAACGTATTGCGCTTTTTGCTTGATCAAGGAATTGAACCGGGGCGGCTCACCGCTACGGGGCTGGCCTCCTTGAATCCCATCGTCCCCAACACTTCCGCGGCAAATCGGGCCAAAAATCGTCGGGTGGAATTCATCCTTGAAAAACGGGTGACCACAAATTAA
- a CDS encoding PilZ domain-containing protein produces the protein MDFDISFGECEDRARQAFRTRVPGLVVKFHDSGQTFDVKDISASGFAVQDPSKGLASGESCEVSFYLNKKLFLGKVFATVVRTLDDGITGLTFDELKRQQALKLDKLVLEVQKRLIKLRKSRAEE, from the coding sequence ATGGATTTCGATATATCGTTCGGAGAATGTGAAGATCGCGCCCGACAGGCCTTTCGAACCCGCGTACCAGGGCTGGTGGTCAAGTTTCATGATTCCGGACAGACGTTTGATGTCAAGGATATCAGCGCCTCGGGGTTTGCGGTGCAGGATCCATCCAAGGGGCTTGCTTCCGGTGAAAGCTGCGAGGTTTCGTTTTATCTGAACAAAAAGCTGTTTCTGGGTAAGGTTTTTGCCACGGTTGTCCGTACCCTGGATGACGGAATTACGGGTCTGACTTTTGATGAGTTGAAGCGTCAGCAAGCACTCAAATTGGACAAGTTGGTACTTGAAGTACAGAAACGGCTCATCAAATTGCGAAAATCACGTGCTGAGGAATAG
- a CDS encoding single-stranded DNA-binding protein, translated as MAGSMNKVILVGRLGQDPKLSYTQAGQAVANFSLATDEGYRDRNSGQKVERTEWHRIVAWRQTAEFCGNYLSKGRLVLVEGKLQTRKWQDQNGQDRYTTEIVANNVQGLDSRQDAGQYRGPQQGQGQQRGGQQGQQGGYQQPPNQNNAPREEEDLGPAFPSEASGMDDVPF; from the coding sequence ATGGCCGGCAGTATGAATAAAGTTATCCTGGTCGGACGATTGGGCCAGGATCCCAAGCTTTCCTACACACAGGCCGGGCAGGCCGTGGCGAATTTCAGCCTGGCCACTGACGAAGGCTATCGTGACCGTAACAGCGGCCAGAAGGTCGAACGTACGGAATGGCATCGGATTGTGGCATGGCGCCAGACTGCGGAGTTTTGCGGCAATTACCTTTCCAAAGGGCGACTTGTTCTGGTGGAGGGTAAGCTGCAAACACGTAAATGGCAGGATCAAAACGGTCAGGATCGGTATACAACTGAGATCGTGGCGAATAATGTCCAAGGACTTGATAGCCGTCAGGATGCCGGACAATACCGGGGACCGCAGCAGGGCCAGGGGCAGCAGCGTGGCGGGCAGCAGGGACAGCAGGGTGGATACCAGCAGCCTCCGAACCAGAACAACGCTCCTCGCGAAGAAGAGGATCTGGGACCGGCCTTCCCCTCCGAGGCGAGTGGAATGGATGACGTACCCTTTTAA